The DNA sequence CCGAGAACGTCGCCCAAATTGCCACCGAACTGAACGTCACCGAAAAGGAAGTCGTCGACATGAACCGCCGGCTTTCTGGTGGTGACGCCTCGCTGAATGCGCAGGTCGGGTCGGGCGACGGCGAATCGTCGGCGCAGTGGCAGGACTGGCTGGAGGACACGAACGCCAACCAGGCCGAAGCCTATGCGGAATCCGAGGAACTGGACACACGGCGCCAGATGCTGATCGACGCGATGGATGCGCTGAACGAGCGTGAGAAGGACATCCTGATGGAGCGTCGCCTGCGCGACGATCCGATGACGCTGGAGGATCTGTCCAGCCGCTACAGCGTATCACGTGAACGCATTCGCCAGATCGAGGTGCGCGCGTTCGAGAAGCTGCAGGAACGGATGCGCACCCTGGCCCGCGACAAGGGCATGCGGATCGCCGATACGGTCGAGTGACCCGCGCCGCATTGACGCAACGCGGCGCGGCGCTATGGTCTGGGTACCCTGCAGGACGACCCTAGACCATGCCCGCCCCCGTGACTGCCCTGACTGAATTCCAGCGCCTTGAGGCGCAGGGCTCGTGGCGCGAGACGCCCGAATCACGGCTGCGCGAGGTCATCGTCTCGGTGGGCGCCGCGACTCTGACGATGATGGACCCGAAATCGGACCGGCCTCTGTCGCACTGGTCGCTGCCGGCGGTGACGCGGATCAATCCGGGTCAACTGCCCGCGATATACACTCCGAACGGCCAGGCACCCGACGAGACGGTCGAGATCGACGATCCGCTGATGATCGAGGGGATCGAACGCGTTCAACGGGCCATCGCTATCCACCGTGCCGTGCCGGGCCGCCTGCGGGGCGTCGTAACGGTGCTGGGCGCGGTCGCCATGCTGGCTGCCCTGACATTCTGGCTGCCCGACGCGCTGATCCGCCATGCGGCCCGGATCGCTCCACCCGCGCAGGCGCGAACAATCGGTTTGGCCGTGCTGGCCGATCTGGAGCACAGCGCCGGTGCCGTCTGCCGTCGGCGGTCGGGCCAGCAGGTGCTGGACTGGATCGCACCCCAGCTGATCGGCGACCAGGCCTTGGTGCAGGTCGTGCCCGCGCCGCTGAACGGGGCGCGTCGCCTTCCGGGTGATCTTTATGTGCTGGGCAACGACCTGCTGGCCACCACCCCTGGCCCCGAAGCCTCTGCCGGTCACCTGATCGCCGCCCGTCTGGCGGTCGAGGACAAGCAGGCGACACTGGATGCGCTGCGGCATGCGGGGCTGATGAACGCACTGCGCCTGATGACGCTTGGGACTCTGTCGCGCGACGCGATGCAGGGCTATGGAGAGACGCTGCTGTCGCAATCTTTGCCCCGGCCTGACCTCGCCGCCCTGCCCCCTGCCTTCGCGGAACGCGGGCTGTCGACCGAACCCTATGCGCGCAGCATCGATCCGACCGGCGCCGCCGTCCTGCCACTGATCGAGGCCGACCCCATCCGTCAGGGAACCACGCCTGCCCGCCTGCTGACCGACGAACAGTGGCTGGCGCTGCAGCAGATCTGCGCGGGCTGACGCCCCCTTAGACGAACTGTTCGCGCAGCAGGCGTTCGTCTAGCCCGTGGCCCGGATCGAACAGCAGGCGGTGACGGATGTCGTCGGCACTGCGGATTTCGACCTGCGTCACGTGGCGGACAGAACGGCTGTCGGCATCGGCCATGACGGGGCGGCGGTCGGCGTTCAGCACTTCGATCACCACGGATGCACCCTTGGGCAGAAGCGCCCCCCGCCAGCGGCGCGGACGGAAAGGCGCGATGGCGGTCAGGGCCAGCACCTCTGATCCAATCGGCAGGATCGGCCCGTGCGCGGAGTAGTTGTAGGCCGTGGATCCCGCCGGGGTGGAGACCAGCGCACCGTCGCAGACCAGCTCCTCCATCCGCAATCGCCCGTCGACATGGATGCGCAGCTTGGCGGCCTGCGGCCCCTCGCGCAGCAGGCTGACCTCGTTGATCGCCAGGGCCTCGGTGCAGGTGCCGTCGGCACAGGTGGCGCGCATGCGCAGCGGGTTGATGACCGTTTCCTCGGCCAGGGCAAGGCGGTCGGTCAGGTCGTCCTCGGCATAGGCGTTCATCAGGAACCCCACCGTGCCACGGTTCATGCCATAGACCGGCAGCCCCCGACCCTGCGTCGCGTGCAGGGTCTGCAGCATGAACCCGTCCCCGCCCAGGGCCACCACGACGTCGGCCTCCGCCAGCGGGGCCTGGCCATAGCGCGCCGTCAGCACGGACAGGGCCGCCCGGGCGGTCTCGGCGTGGCTTGCGGTGAAATGCACGTTGCGCGTCATCGGCCGTCCTGTCCCCTGATGGACCCGCACCATCACGCGCGACAGACATGATGACAAGCGCATTCCGCAGCGCGTCGCAACGGGCGGGATGCGGGTCGTTTTGTCACTTTCGGCATGCCCTACGTTGCGTTAAAAGACGCAAACACAAGCCGCCCCAGCCCAAAAAGGACGAAAGACCGATGAACGCACCGACCCGCGACAACGGCTTCTTCACCGAAACCCTGGCCAGCCGTGACCCCGACATTGCCAAGGCGATCACCCAGGAACTGGGCCGCCAGCGCGACGAGATCGAGCTGATCGCCTCCGAGAACATCGTCAGCCGCGCCGTGATGGAGGCTCAGGGGTCCGTCCTGACCAACAAGTATGCCGAGGGTTATCCGGGCAAGCGCTATTACGGCGGCTGCCAGTATGTCGACATCGCCGAGAACCTGGCGATCGAGCGCGCCAAGCAGCTGTTCGGCTGCGAATACGCCAACGTCCAGCCCAACAGCGGCAGCCAGATGAACCAGGCCGTGTTCCTGGCGCTGCTGCAGCCGGGCGACACCTTCATGGGCCTGGACCTGAATTCGGGCGGTCACCTGACGCACGGATCGCCGGTCAACATGTCGGGCAAGTGGTTCAACGTCGTCAGCTATGGCGTGCGTGCGCAGGACCATCAGCTGGACATGGACGCGATCGCCGAAAGCGCCCGCCAGCACAAGCCCAAGCTGATCATCGCGGGCGGCACGGCCTACAGCCGCAGCTGGGACTGGGCCGCCTTCCGCGCCATCGCGGATGAGGTCGGCGCCTATCTGATGGTCGACATGGCCCACATCGCGGGCCTGGTCGCGGGCGGCGCGCATGCCTCCCCTGTCCCGCATGCCCATGTCGTCACCTCGACCACGCACAAGTCGCTGCGCGGTCCCCGGGGCGGCCTGATCCTGACCAACGACGCGGACATCGCCAAGAAGATCAACAGCGCCGTGTTCCCCGGCCTGCAGGGCGGCCCGCTGATGCACGTGATCGCCGCCAAGGCCGTGGCCTTTGGCGAGGCGCTGCGCCCCGAGTTCAAGACCTATGCGGCGCAGGTCGTCAAGAACGCCGCCGCCATGGCGGACGAGCTGATGAAGGGCGGCATCGACATCGTGTCGGGCGGCACCGACAACCACCTGTGCCTGGCCGACCTGCGCCCCAAGGGCGTGACCGGCAAGGCGACCGAGGCCGCCTTGGGCCGTGCGCACATCACCTGCAACAAGAACGGCGTGCCGTTCGACCCTGAAAAGCCGTTCGTGACCTCGGGCATCCGTCTTGGCGCGCCCGCAGGCACCACCCGCGGCTTTGCCGAGCCCGAGTTCCGCCAGATCGCCCGCTGGATCGTCGAGGTCGTCGACGGCCTGGCCGCCAATGGCGAGGAGGGCAATGCCGCGGTCGAGGACAAGGTCCGCGCCGAGGTCGGCCAGCTCTGCGCCCGCTTCCCGCTCTACCAGGGCATGTGATCGCCCGACATCGGTGACCTGTACGCCCCGCCGCGCACCCGCGCGGCGGGGTTTTCCGTTTGTGCCATTTGCGCATCCTGCAGTTTCGCGTCATGGTTTGCGCGGACATTTAGGGATGAGGACAGATGACACCACCCAATCGCCCCCAAGCCGAACCGCGCTGGAGCCTGGTCGGCCCAGGCTTGGTCGTGGCCGCAACCGGCGTCGGCGCGGCCGACCTGATCGCCACGACCGTCGCGGGCAGCAAATACGGCTATGCCCTGCTGTGGGCCGTCGTTGCGGGCTGCATCATGAAGATCGTGCTGGTCGAGGGTGCCGGCCGCTACAGCCTGGCCACCGGCAACACCATCTTCGAGGGATGGAGCACGCTTGGCAAATGGACCAGCTGGTATTTCGGCCCCTACATCGTGATCTGGGGCTTTGTCTATGGCGCGGCGGCGATGGCCGGGACGGGGCTGGCGCTGACCTCGCTGATGCCGTTCCTAGGCGTTCCGGCCTGGGGCATCCTGTCGGGCCTGTTGGGCCTGGCGCTGGTCTGGTCGGGCCGCTACGACCTGTTCGAACGGGTGCTGACCGCGATGGTCATCCTGATGTTCATCGCCATGGTCCTGGCCGCCGCAGCCACCCTGCCCAACCTTGGCGAGGTCTTGACTGGCCTTGCCCCGATGATCCCGGATGGCGCGATGATCAACGTCCTGTCCGTCGCGGGCGGGGTCGGCGGCACGATCACTCTGGCGGCCTATGGCTACTGGCTGCGCGAGAAGGGCTGGGACAGCCCGCGCTTCATGTCGGTCATGCGCATCGACAACGCGGTCGCCTATCTGGTGACCGGCCTGTTCGTCGTGGCGACGCTGATCGTTGGGGCGGAACTGCTCTACTCAGCGGGCATCGCCATCGGCGGCGGTGATCAGGGCATGGTCGACCTGTCCCGCGTCCTGGGTGAACGCTATGGACCCTGGCTCAGCAAGCTGTTCCTGATCGGGTTCTTCGCGGCATCGTTCAGCTCGCTGATCGGGGTGTGGAACGGGGTCAGCCTGATGTTTGCGGACTTCATGGGTCATGTGCAGGGCAAGCCGCACGCCCATCCCGACCGCCTGGCGGGAGGCCGCTACTATCGCGCCTACATCGTCTGGCTGACCATCCCGCCCATGGCGATGCTGTTCCTGGGCCAGCCGGTGCTGCTGATCCTGGCCTATGGCGTGCTGGGCGCGCTGTTCATGCCGTTCATGTCGGTCACGCTGCTGTGGATCCTGAACACCGACCGCGTACCCGCCGAATGGCGCAACAAGCCTCTGACCAACATCCTGCTGGTCATCTGCACGCTGGCCTTTGCTGCGCTGGCCGTCGATCAGCTACGCAGCTCCATCATGCGGCTGTTCTAGGACTGCCAGGCGGGCTTGCGCCTGTCGAAGAAGGCCGAGATCCCCTCGGGGGCTTCGGCGCCTTGCCAGACAGCGACCAGGCGGTCGATGCTGTCCTCGATGACGGCGGCGTCGATGCGCGGACCAAGCGCGCGGCACTGCGCCTTGGCCGCCGCGACCGCCCCCGGTGCCGCCTGGAGGAAGGGGGCCACCTCGGCCTCCACCGCCGCATCCAGATCCGCCGCTGCGACCCGGCGCCACACCAGGTTCAGGTCCACGGCCTCCCCGGCATCGAACAGGCGCGCCGAAAAGAACACCCGCCGCGCCGCGGGCTCGCCCATGCGGGCCAGCACATAGGGGCCGATGGTCGCGGGGATCAGGCCCAGCCTGACCTCGGTCAGCCCGAACCGCGCCGTGTCGGCAGCCACCACGATGTCGCTGACCGCCATCATGCCCACGCCCCCACCAAAGGCATTGCCCTGAACCCGCGCGATCAGCGGCTTGGGCAGCAGGTTCAGCGCCGAGAGCATTCCGGCCAGCGCCCGCGCGCCCTCGCGCCGCGTGGCGTCATCCGCGGCCATCTGCTCGCGCATCCAGCCGAGATCACCGCCCGCGCAGAAGCTGCCGCCTTCGGCCGCCAGGATCACCACGCGCACGGCCGGGTCCGCGCCCAGATAGGCGGCGGCCTGGGTCAGCTCGTCCATCATCGGGCGGGACAGGGCGTTGTGCTTTTCCGCACGCGTCAGCCACAGGGTCGCCACGCCACGGTCGTCGCGGTCGATGCGGATGGTGTCAGGCATCAGGGGCCTCCCTCAGGGCGCGGGCCATGGCGGCGGCGCGGGTGATGATCTCCATGTCCAGCCCATGCGCGAAGCCGCGCGTGTCCAGATGGCGGGCCAGCGCCTCTGTCGCGACATTGCCTGCCGCACCCGGTGCATAGGGGCAACCGCCCAGGCCGCCGACCGCGGCGTCGAAGACCCGCAACCCGCGCTCCAGGCTGACATCCACATTCTGCAGCGCCCGCCCGGCGGTATCGTGGTAATGCCCTGCCAAGCGGTTGGCGGGCAGTTCCTCCAGCACGGCGGCCAGCATGGCGTCGATGGTCTCGGGGCGGCCCTGCCCGGTCGTGTCGCCCAGGCTGATCTGCTGACAGCCCATGTCACGCAGGGCGGCGGCCACGCGGGCCACGGCGGCCGGCGCCACCGGCCCGTCGAACGGGCAGTCGGTCACCACGCTGACATAGCCGCGCAGGGTGACGCCATCGGCCTGCGCCTGCGCCGCCACGGGGGCCATCCGCGTCAGGCTGTCGGCGATGCTGGCGTTCAGGTTTGCCCGGCTGAACCCCTCCGAGGCGCTGGCAAAGACCGCAACCGTGTCGGCCCGTGCCGCCCGTGCCGCCTGATAGCCGCGCAGGTTCGGCGTCAGCACCGCATAGCGCGTGCCGGGGCGGCGGGTGATGCCCGCCATCACCTCGGCCCCGTCCGCCATCTGGGGCACCCAGGCTGCGGGGACGAAACTGGTGACCTCAATATCCGCAAAGCCCGCCTGACTCAGCAGGTCGACCAGGGCGAT is a window from the Paracoccus marcusii genome containing:
- a CDS encoding hydroxymethylglutaryl-CoA lyase → MAERVQIFEMGPRDGLQNEKRLIPTAEKIALVDLLSQAGFADIEVTSFVPAAWVPQMADGAEVMAGITRRPGTRYAVLTPNLRGYQAARAARADTVAVFASASEGFSRANLNASIADSLTRMAPVAAQAQADGVTLRGYVSVVTDCPFDGPVAPAAVARVAAALRDMGCQQISLGDTTGQGRPETIDAMLAAVLEELPANRLAGHYHDTAGRALQNVDVSLERGLRVFDAAVGGLGGCPYAPGAAGNVATEALARHLDTRGFAHGLDMEIITRAAAMARALREAPDA
- the glyA gene encoding serine hydroxymethyltransferase, encoding MNAPTRDNGFFTETLASRDPDIAKAITQELGRQRDEIELIASENIVSRAVMEAQGSVLTNKYAEGYPGKRYYGGCQYVDIAENLAIERAKQLFGCEYANVQPNSGSQMNQAVFLALLQPGDTFMGLDLNSGGHLTHGSPVNMSGKWFNVVSYGVRAQDHQLDMDAIAESARQHKPKLIIAGGTAYSRSWDWAAFRAIADEVGAYLMVDMAHIAGLVAGGAHASPVPHAHVVTSTTHKSLRGPRGGLILTNDADIAKKINSAVFPGLQGGPLMHVIAAKAVAFGEALRPEFKTYAAQVVKNAAAMADELMKGGIDIVSGGTDNHLCLADLRPKGVTGKATEAALGRAHITCNKNGVPFDPEKPFVTSGIRLGAPAGTTRGFAEPEFRQIARWIVEVVDGLAANGEEGNAAVEDKVRAEVGQLCARFPLYQGM
- a CDS encoding crotonase/enoyl-CoA hydratase family protein; its protein translation is MPDTIRIDRDDRGVATLWLTRAEKHNALSRPMMDELTQAAAYLGADPAVRVVILAAEGGSFCAGGDLGWMREQMAADDATRREGARALAGMLSALNLLPKPLIARVQGNAFGGGVGMMAVSDIVVAADTARFGLTEVRLGLIPATIGPYVLARMGEPAARRVFFSARLFDAGEAVDLNLVWRRVAAADLDAAVEAEVAPFLQAAPGAVAAAKAQCRALGPRIDAAVIEDSIDRLVAVWQGAEAPEGISAFFDRRKPAWQS
- a CDS encoding Nramp family divalent metal transporter, yielding MTPPNRPQAEPRWSLVGPGLVVAATGVGAADLIATTVAGSKYGYALLWAVVAGCIMKIVLVEGAGRYSLATGNTIFEGWSTLGKWTSWYFGPYIVIWGFVYGAAAMAGTGLALTSLMPFLGVPAWGILSGLLGLALVWSGRYDLFERVLTAMVILMFIAMVLAAAATLPNLGEVLTGLAPMIPDGAMINVLSVAGGVGGTITLAAYGYWLREKGWDSPRFMSVMRIDNAVAYLVTGLFVVATLIVGAELLYSAGIAIGGGDQGMVDLSRVLGERYGPWLSKLFLIGFFAASFSSLIGVWNGVSLMFADFMGHVQGKPHAHPDRLAGGRYYRAYIVWLTIPPMAMLFLGQPVLLILAYGVLGALFMPFMSVTLLWILNTDRVPAEWRNKPLTNILLVICTLAFAALAVDQLRSSIMRLF
- a CDS encoding NAD kinase, yielding MRLSSCLSRVMVRVHQGTGRPMTRNVHFTASHAETARAALSVLTARYGQAPLAEADVVVALGGDGFMLQTLHATQGRGLPVYGMNRGTVGFLMNAYAEDDLTDRLALAEETVINPLRMRATCADGTCTEALAINEVSLLREGPQAAKLRIHVDGRLRMEELVCDGALVSTPAGSTAYNYSAHGPILPIGSEVLALTAIAPFRPRRWRGALLPKGASVVIEVLNADRRPVMADADSRSVRHVTQVEIRSADDIRHRLLFDPGHGLDERLLREQFV